Proteins from a genomic interval of Symmachiella macrocystis:
- a CDS encoding NAD(P)/FAD-dependent oxidoreductase produces the protein MAERVVIIGSGPAGWAAAIYTSRANLEPVVYEGAVTEENRLQGTLPLGQLALTTEVENYPGFPAGDLGGYLDNSIDESKRKYMAPHLEEGVSGPELMELMRQQSVNFGTKVVTDDIVEVDFSVHPFKLKSLEGAEVEALSVIIATGARANYLGLDSEERFKNMGVSACAVCDGAIPRFRDKPLVVVGGGDSAMEEATFLTKFGSKVYIVHRRDEFRASKIMADRVLANEKIDVKWNTVVDEVLGNDNDGVTGVRLRSTTDEEKTEELEAAGYFAAIGHTPNTNFLAGQLEMNDKGYLTWTTPQRTYTSVEGVFAAGDVADDYYRQAITAAGTGCMAALDAERWLASKGYD, from the coding sequence GTGGCTGAACGCGTAGTCATTATCGGCTCCGGCCCCGCCGGATGGGCGGCCGCCATTTATACATCACGCGCCAATCTCGAACCGGTTGTTTACGAGGGGGCGGTGACCGAAGAGAACCGCTTGCAAGGGACGTTGCCGCTCGGGCAATTGGCCCTCACCACCGAGGTCGAGAATTACCCCGGATTTCCTGCCGGCGATCTGGGGGGCTACCTCGACAACTCGATCGACGAGTCGAAACGCAAATACATGGCCCCGCACCTCGAAGAAGGGGTCAGTGGGCCGGAGTTGATGGAACTGATGCGGCAGCAGTCCGTGAATTTCGGCACAAAAGTCGTGACGGACGACATCGTAGAAGTCGATTTTTCGGTGCATCCGTTCAAACTCAAGTCGCTGGAAGGTGCGGAGGTCGAAGCGCTCTCGGTGATTATTGCCACCGGAGCCCGCGCCAACTATCTGGGGCTCGATTCGGAAGAACGATTCAAAAACATGGGCGTCTCCGCCTGTGCGGTTTGCGACGGTGCGATTCCACGATTTCGTGACAAGCCGTTGGTGGTCGTCGGTGGCGGCGACAGCGCGATGGAAGAGGCGACGTTTTTGACGAAATTCGGCAGCAAGGTTTACATCGTGCATCGCCGCGATGAATTCCGCGCGAGCAAAATCATGGCCGATCGAGTCTTGGCCAACGAAAAAATCGACGTCAAATGGAACACCGTGGTTGATGAGGTACTTGGCAACGATAACGACGGGGTGACCGGCGTCCGGCTCCGCAGCACGACGGATGAGGAAAAAACAGAAGAGCTGGAAGCTGCAGGTTATTTCGCTGCTATTGGCCACACGCCTAATACCAACTTCTTGGCGGGCCAGTTGGAGATGAACGACAAAGGCTATCTCACCTGGACGACTCCGCAACGAACCTACACAAGCGTCGAAGGAGTCTTCGCTGCCGGGGATGTCGCGGACGATTACTACCGGCAGGCGATTACAGCTGCTGGAACCGGTTGTATGGCGGCCCTCGACGCCGAACGTTGGTTGGCGTCGAAGGGGTATGACTGA
- a CDS encoding M24 family metallopeptidase has product MMLTKAGCLARRARLWASVPESVEWLLVADPRHVYYLSNFLVNPYSFSGGERGLLLLERGGTATLCADNFTVRSAAGEHFVDRVIEETWYNHQHAVINRDHALFKALEAIDGHILGRNGAVEAEWLPLAAWEVLSPDRERHSVQERIADAVGSGRPAIDLGSVLRRLRRQKEPDELELMRAAIRAGEAGHARAREIVRAGISDFDVYCEIHAAAMEDAGRPVILYGDFRVTNPKQFKAGGLPTGEILKDGDMMLMDFSVVIDGYRGDFTNVLSVGSPSDEQTMLMELCQAAMQSGEKALKAGAAAKDVHAATERPLKESGYGDTFNHHAGHGIGLAHPEPPILVPESEDILVAGDVVTLEPGLYVEGIGGIRIEHNYLITETGYEQLSNHLISLA; this is encoded by the coding sequence ATGATGTTAACCAAAGCGGGATGTTTAGCGCGGCGGGCTCGGTTGTGGGCGAGTGTGCCGGAGAGCGTGGAATGGTTGTTGGTGGCGGATCCGCGCCACGTGTACTACCTCAGCAATTTTCTGGTGAACCCGTATAGCTTTTCCGGAGGCGAACGGGGGTTGCTGTTACTGGAACGGGGTGGAACAGCGACGCTCTGTGCCGACAATTTCACCGTGCGCTCCGCCGCAGGCGAACATTTCGTGGATCGGGTGATCGAAGAAACGTGGTATAACCACCAGCATGCGGTCATCAACCGGGACCATGCGTTGTTCAAGGCGCTGGAAGCGATTGATGGACACATTCTCGGCCGCAACGGCGCGGTCGAGGCGGAATGGTTGCCGTTAGCCGCTTGGGAAGTGCTTTCGCCTGATCGCGAACGGCATTCCGTACAAGAACGCATCGCCGATGCCGTTGGTTCAGGACGTCCAGCGATTGACCTGGGATCGGTACTGCGTCGTTTGCGGCGGCAAAAGGAACCGGACGAATTGGAACTGATGCGGGCCGCCATCCGTGCCGGCGAAGCGGGCCATGCGCGGGCGCGCGAAATTGTGCGTGCGGGGATCAGCGATTTTGACGTCTATTGCGAAATTCACGCAGCCGCCATGGAGGACGCAGGACGCCCGGTGATTCTCTATGGTGATTTTCGCGTCACCAATCCCAAGCAGTTTAAGGCGGGCGGATTGCCGACCGGAGAAATCCTTAAAGACGGCGATATGATGCTGATGGATTTTTCGGTCGTTATCGACGGCTATCGCGGCGACTTCACCAACGTGCTCAGCGTAGGGTCCCCCAGCGATGAACAAACCATGCTGATGGAGTTATGCCAAGCGGCCATGCAGAGCGGCGAAAAAGCGCTCAAGGCCGGCGCCGCTGCAAAGGATGTGCATGCGGCCACTGAGCGGCCCCTCAAAGAGTCCGGCTACGGCGACACGTTCAACCATCACGCCGGGCACGGCATCGGCTTGGCGCATCCAGAACCACCGATTTTGGTTCCGGAAAGTGAAGATATTTTAGTTGCCGGCGATGTGGTGACGTTGGAGCCAGGCCTGTATGTCGAAGGCATCGGCGGCATTCGCATCGAACACAACTACCTCATTACCGAAACCGGGTATGAGCAATTGAGCAATCACTTGATCTCGCTTGCATAA
- the bioF gene encoding 8-amino-7-oxononanoate synthase — MSNALPWINEELDEIERRGLRRRRRMVEPLPGGRCRIDGREMWNFAGNDYLSLSQDPRVIAAAQQAAAEAGTGATASALICGRTQWHARLEEQLAQFEGTESALLFPTGFAANMGVIVAVVGREDAVFSDRLNHASLVDGCRLSKAALTIYDRNYLSALGEALSAASSVRRRLIVTDSIFSMDGDAAPLADLCELAESHDAMLMIDEAHATGVFGAQGKGFAEFAGVEDRVHFRVGTLSKAVGASGGFVSGSQSLIEWLWNRARPQIFSTALPPPVCAASCAAVDIIRTEPQRRAELLQRCTDFRAALIAEGFATIPAAVAPIFPILLDDPQLAVQTAAALEERGFLVGAIRPPSVPPGTSRLRITLSWAHDRRVIEDFTTALSDVLRDVALGS; from the coding sequence ATGTCCAATGCGTTGCCCTGGATCAATGAAGAGTTAGACGAGATTGAGCGTCGTGGTTTGCGGCGGCGACGGCGGATGGTCGAACCTTTGCCGGGCGGCCGGTGCCGCATCGATGGCCGGGAGATGTGGAATTTCGCCGGCAACGACTATTTGAGTCTTTCGCAAGATCCCCGGGTAATCGCCGCCGCGCAACAGGCCGCTGCGGAAGCGGGGACCGGGGCCACAGCCAGTGCATTGATCTGCGGACGAACACAATGGCACGCGCGGCTGGAAGAGCAACTGGCTCAGTTCGAGGGGACCGAGTCGGCGCTACTGTTTCCGACCGGTTTTGCCGCCAATATGGGGGTGATTGTCGCCGTCGTTGGTCGCGAGGATGCAGTGTTTTCCGATCGTTTGAACCACGCCAGTTTGGTGGACGGCTGCCGATTGTCCAAGGCGGCCTTAACGATTTACGACCGCAATTATCTCAGTGCTTTGGGCGAAGCATTGTCTGCAGCATCGTCGGTCCGCCGACGGTTGATCGTCACGGATAGCATCTTCAGCATGGATGGCGATGCGGCGCCGCTGGCCGACTTGTGCGAATTGGCCGAGTCGCACGATGCGATGTTGATGATTGATGAAGCGCACGCGACGGGCGTGTTCGGGGCACAGGGGAAAGGTTTTGCAGAATTCGCGGGCGTCGAAGACCGTGTGCATTTTCGCGTAGGGACGTTGAGCAAGGCGGTGGGAGCGAGCGGCGGATTTGTCAGTGGCTCTCAATCGCTGATTGAATGGCTATGGAATCGCGCGCGGCCCCAAATCTTCTCCACAGCCTTGCCTCCGCCGGTTTGTGCGGCGTCATGTGCGGCAGTCGATATCATCCGAACGGAACCGCAGCGACGCGCGGAGTTGCTCCAACGGTGCACAGATTTCCGTGCCGCTCTGATCGCGGAAGGCTTTGCAACCATTCCCGCGGCCGTTGCCCCTATCTTTCCGATTCTGCTGGATGACCCTCAATTGGCGGTGCAGACTGCCGCTGCGCTGGAGGAGCGGGGGTTTCTCGTGGGAGCCATTCGCCCGCCCAGTGTTCCGCCCGGGACGTCTCGTCTGCGGATTACGTTGTCGTGGGCGCACGACCGGCGGGTGATTGAGGATTTCACGACCGCGTTGAGTGACGTCTTACGCGACGTGGCCCTGGGAAGTTGA
- a CDS encoding alpha/beta fold hydrolase, which yields MNSRAGFESEYPFASNYLDLDGARYHYLDEGTGETLLFVHGNPTWSFAWRNLIKDLSADYRCVAVDHVGCGFSDKPQDYPYTLDQHVTNLTRLIDTLDLNNTTLIAHDWGGAIGMGAATRLPERFSRFVLMNTAAFRSTSIPLRIAICRIPIFGTLAIRGMNAFARAAISMAVEKHERMTRAVRAGFLAPYGNWADRIATLRFVEDIPLKKQHPSYGTLKQIEEGLQQFREYPVLFPWGEKDWCFTPQFLEEFLNFFPDAETLRIPEAGHYVFEDAHEKLIPRIREFLAAHPLKTVGV from the coding sequence ATGAATTCACGTGCTGGTTTTGAATCGGAATATCCGTTTGCGTCGAATTATCTCGACCTCGACGGTGCGCGCTATCATTATCTCGATGAAGGCACGGGCGAGACGTTGTTGTTCGTACACGGCAATCCGACGTGGAGCTTTGCTTGGCGGAATTTGATCAAGGACCTTTCGGCCGATTATCGCTGCGTAGCGGTCGATCATGTTGGCTGCGGGTTTTCCGACAAGCCGCAGGACTACCCTTACACGCTCGACCAACATGTGACCAATCTGACCCGTTTGATCGACACGCTCGATTTGAACAACACCACGCTGATTGCTCATGACTGGGGTGGCGCGATCGGCATGGGCGCCGCCACTCGATTGCCTGAGCGGTTTTCGCGGTTTGTGCTGATGAACACAGCAGCGTTTCGTTCAACATCGATTCCGCTGCGAATTGCCATCTGCCGTATTCCAATCTTCGGCACGCTCGCCATTCGCGGCATGAATGCGTTTGCCCGCGCGGCGATTTCGATGGCTGTGGAGAAACACGAACGAATGACGCGCGCAGTCCGCGCCGGATTTCTGGCCCCTTACGGCAATTGGGCCGACCGGATCGCCACGTTGCGGTTTGTGGAGGATATTCCGCTCAAAAAGCAGCATCCCAGCTATGGCACGTTGAAGCAGATCGAAGAAGGTTTGCAGCAGTTTCGTGAATACCCGGTGCTATTTCCCTGGGGAGAGAAAGACTGGTGCTTTACGCCGCAGTTCTTAGAGGAGTTTTTAAATTTCTTCCCCGATGCCGAAACGTTGCGGATTCCCGAAGCGGGGCATTATGTGTTTGAGGATGCCCATGAGAAGCTCATCCCGCGGATTCGTGAATTCCTCGCGGCGCATCCCCTCAAAACTGTCGGCGTTTGA
- a CDS encoding class I SAM-dependent methyltransferase, whose product MRLPHSNSGCRHQFSSWALLAVLVTVGLASDLRVACGDEPAANKDATKPGERYSFRKDHDPNGIGKFYMDREIAHVMGFAGMPWLERDEREEEEATSKLIEALQLKPGMVIADIGAGSGVISVFMAEKVAPQGKVLAVDVQQKMLDALKAKCNRLGIKNIKPVLGKTKSPQLPQATVDLAIMVDVYHEFDFPYEMVQGISAAMKPGGRVVFVEYRKEDTSVPIKRVHKMSEAQVKREIGLPEHQLKWSKTIDVLPWQHIIVFKKQKPKS is encoded by the coding sequence ATGAGACTTCCGCATTCGAACTCAGGTTGCCGCCACCAATTCTCATCCTGGGCGCTGTTGGCGGTCCTCGTGACCGTGGGCTTGGCCAGCGACTTGCGAGTCGCCTGCGGCGACGAACCGGCTGCTAATAAGGATGCGACAAAACCGGGGGAGCGTTACTCGTTTCGCAAGGACCACGATCCCAACGGCATCGGCAAGTTCTACATGGATCGTGAAATCGCTCACGTCATGGGCTTTGCCGGGATGCCCTGGTTGGAACGGGACGAACGCGAGGAAGAAGAAGCCACCTCAAAATTAATTGAGGCGCTGCAACTCAAACCCGGCATGGTGATCGCCGATATCGGCGCGGGGAGTGGAGTGATCTCTGTCTTCATGGCTGAGAAAGTCGCCCCCCAAGGTAAGGTTCTAGCAGTCGACGTCCAACAGAAAATGCTCGATGCCCTCAAAGCAAAATGCAATCGGCTGGGCATCAAAAACATTAAGCCGGTGCTCGGTAAAACAAAATCACCGCAATTGCCCCAAGCCACTGTCGACTTGGCGATCATGGTCGACGTCTACCACGAATTCGATTTCCCCTACGAAATGGTCCAAGGGATTTCCGCAGCGATGAAACCGGGCGGACGCGTGGTGTTTGTCGAGTACCGCAAGGAGGACACCAGCGTGCCGATCAAGCGGGTCCATAAAATGAGTGAGGCCCAGGTCAAACGAGAAATCGGCCTGCCGGAGCATCAATTGAAGTGGTCCAAAACCATCGACGTTTTGCCGTGGCAGCACATCATCGTGTTTAAGAAACAAAAACCGAAATCGTAA
- a CDS encoding Trm112 family protein: protein MAFTQDTLEKIKLVCPKTKADLVLDGSLLVSADPQSRLRYEVKDDIPIMLVDEAVELSTEDWSAVMARHQRDPQTGKPLEAT from the coding sequence ATGGCATTTACGCAAGATACGCTCGAAAAAATTAAATTGGTTTGCCCCAAGACCAAGGCAGACCTCGTGCTTGACGGGTCCTTATTGGTGAGCGCGGATCCGCAGTCGCGGCTGCGTTACGAAGTGAAAGACGATATCCCCATTATGCTGGTCGACGAAGCGGTCGAGTTGTCGACTGAAGACTGGTCGGCCGTGATGGCGCGGCATCAGCGCGATCCACAAACCGGGAAACCGCTCGAAGCCACGTAA
- a CDS encoding sugar phosphate isomerase/epimerase family protein: MSQNPKVILSAFADEGAVSKKAIEQMATLSALGLEYYSPRFVDVSGEVKNVMALTKQEIKKLNKLHADYGMHVTSIGSPIGKVKLLDVDDGSHNKFVPFKKYLASDVKTAIDRANQLDTKLIRGFSFYHPAGTDPAEHVDQAVDQLAQIVEACAAGGVIFGLEVEANLIGQNGRLLAELSRKVNSPHMVCIFDGGNLACQNLTPVECFDEYQAMRKHIGWMHIKDYAVDPTLSWTGVVDEERLKNFVPANVGDTGHEAILRDFREHVTKLDKKMKKLGVPGVFLELEPHLKGGGQFGGFSGPDGLGVACRGLCSVLDYVGIDYELRGFEHIRTARGF, encoded by the coding sequence ATGTCGCAAAATCCCAAAGTCATCCTGAGCGCCTTCGCCGACGAAGGTGCCGTGTCCAAAAAGGCCATTGAACAAATGGCCACGTTGTCCGCCTTGGGGCTGGAATACTACAGCCCTCGTTTCGTCGATGTTTCCGGCGAAGTCAAAAATGTGATGGCGCTGACCAAACAGGAAATCAAAAAACTCAACAAACTGCACGCCGATTACGGCATGCACGTGACGAGCATCGGTTCGCCGATCGGCAAGGTCAAACTGCTGGATGTCGACGATGGATCGCACAATAAGTTCGTCCCCTTCAAAAAATATCTGGCCTCTGACGTGAAAACGGCAATCGACCGCGCCAATCAATTGGACACCAAATTGATCCGCGGATTCTCGTTTTATCATCCCGCCGGGACCGATCCCGCTGAGCACGTTGATCAAGCGGTCGATCAACTCGCGCAAATCGTCGAAGCCTGTGCCGCGGGCGGCGTGATCTTCGGGTTAGAAGTTGAAGCCAATCTGATCGGACAGAACGGGCGGCTGCTGGCCGAGTTGTCGCGGAAAGTCAACAGCCCGCACATGGTCTGCATTTTCGACGGAGGCAACCTCGCCTGCCAGAATCTCACACCGGTCGAATGTTTTGATGAATACCAGGCCATGCGTAAGCACATCGGCTGGATGCACATCAAAGACTACGCCGTCGACCCGACGTTGTCCTGGACCGGCGTTGTCGATGAAGAACGCTTGAAAAACTTTGTGCCGGCCAATGTGGGGGACACCGGTCACGAAGCGATCTTGCGAGATTTCCGCGAGCATGTCACCAAGCTCGACAAAAAAATGAAGAAGCTGGGAGTCCCCGGCGTCTTTTTGGAATTAGAACCGCACCTCAAAGGGGGCGGACAATTCGGCGGATTCAGCGGACCAGACGGTTTGGGCGTCGCTTGCCGCGGACTTTGTTCGGTATTGGATTATGTCGGCATCGATTATGAATTACGCGGCTTCGAACACATCCGCACTGCCCGTGGATTTTGA
- a CDS encoding multiheme c-type cytochrome: MKKRIWIGLILAVAILAIIAWPALDWYVTLPEGRTATFVGRQSCIECHSSEYKKWQGSDHDLAMDLATPEFVLGDFNDTQLEHHGIVSKMQRRGDDYFVETQGPDGETAEFQVKYVFGYHPLQQYLTELERGQVQVLPVTWDTEEKRWYYANPDAPFGPDDPLHWTGSAQNWNHMCADCHSTNFAKNYDVKTDTHNYSFHEMDVSCEACHGPGSIHEELANSSSLFWDRHYGYGLAKLKGPNARAQLETCAPCHSHRQHIHPGFQPGEKFLDHFNLSLLEDHLYHADGQIDEEVYVYGSFLQSLMYRKGVRCTDCHDPHSTKLKFEGNKLCTQCHLPAKYDGPNHHHHKIGTDGASCVECHMPSKKYMVVDPRRDHSLRVPRPDLTVKIGTPNACNGCHTKPEESPQWAADKIVEWYGPKRRQDPHYGEIIDAGRKSAPSAVPKLAKLARNRNEGAIVRATAVSLLATRFNTAASRTAVYKALEDGDPLVRTAALRLFEGWQPRTREEADEQKRRLAPLLKDASRLVRVTAARLLSGLPPGVLNSTESQDLAAALAEYQAGLNAHTDQSGVHLSLGLLYANQGKPQQSAEEYRTAIRLEPSVAGPRSNLAGLLEQQGETDEVRKLREEEAEILARDARLLPNNATIHYRLGLVNYLLGREEQATTALERAYVLDPTSPDFLMMLTLLYEKQEQWDKAVDAADRLMRLQPGNRMFLDMKTRIEQGAAQRRRPRIGPPEKAGN; the protein is encoded by the coding sequence ATGAAGAAACGGATTTGGATAGGACTGATTCTCGCCGTCGCCATCTTGGCGATCATCGCGTGGCCGGCGCTGGATTGGTATGTCACCTTGCCGGAGGGCCGCACCGCGACTTTTGTGGGCCGGCAGTCCTGTATCGAATGCCATTCCTCGGAGTACAAAAAATGGCAAGGCTCGGATCACGATTTGGCCATGGACTTGGCGACGCCGGAATTCGTCTTGGGCGACTTCAATGACACGCAACTGGAACATCACGGCATCGTTTCCAAAATGCAGCGTCGCGGCGACGATTATTTCGTCGAAACCCAAGGCCCCGACGGCGAGACAGCGGAGTTTCAAGTCAAATATGTTTTTGGCTACCATCCGCTCCAACAATACCTAACCGAGTTGGAGCGGGGCCAAGTCCAGGTTTTGCCGGTCACGTGGGACACGGAGGAGAAACGCTGGTATTACGCCAATCCCGATGCCCCCTTCGGACCGGACGATCCGTTGCACTGGACCGGGTCCGCGCAAAACTGGAACCACATGTGCGCCGACTGTCATTCGACCAATTTCGCCAAAAATTACGACGTCAAAACCGATACGCATAACTATTCGTTTCATGAAATGGACGTCAGTTGCGAAGCGTGTCATGGACCGGGGAGCATTCATGAGGAGTTGGCGAATTCGAGTTCCCTGTTCTGGGACCGCCATTACGGATACGGATTGGCTAAGCTCAAAGGTCCCAATGCACGCGCGCAGCTAGAGACCTGCGCTCCCTGCCATTCGCACCGACAACACATTCATCCTGGTTTCCAACCGGGAGAGAAGTTTCTCGACCATTTCAATTTATCATTGCTCGAAGATCATCTGTATCACGCCGACGGACAAATTGACGAAGAGGTCTACGTCTACGGTTCGTTTCTGCAAAGCCTGATGTATCGCAAAGGAGTCCGCTGCACCGATTGCCACGACCCGCACTCGACAAAATTAAAATTCGAGGGGAACAAGCTCTGCACGCAATGCCATTTGCCGGCGAAATACGACGGCCCGAACCACCATCATCACAAGATCGGCACCGACGGTGCTTCTTGCGTGGAATGCCACATGCCGTCGAAAAAGTACATGGTCGTCGATCCCCGCCGCGATCACAGTTTACGCGTGCCGCGTCCCGACTTGACCGTGAAGATCGGCACGCCGAATGCCTGTAATGGCTGTCACACAAAACCAGAAGAATCCCCGCAGTGGGCGGCGGATAAAATTGTTGAATGGTACGGCCCGAAGCGGCGGCAGGATCCGCATTATGGTGAAATCATCGATGCCGGGCGAAAGAGTGCGCCGTCGGCGGTCCCCAAATTGGCCAAACTGGCTCGCAATCGGAACGAAGGGGCTATTGTGCGGGCGACGGCGGTGTCGCTGTTAGCGACCCGTTTTAATACCGCCGCAAGCCGCACCGCGGTTTACAAGGCGCTTGAGGATGGCGACCCCTTGGTCCGGACCGCGGCGCTGCGATTGTTTGAAGGCTGGCAACCACGGACTCGCGAAGAGGCGGACGAGCAAAAACGCCGTTTGGCGCCGCTCCTGAAGGATGCGTCCCGGTTGGTTCGGGTTACAGCGGCGCGACTACTGTCTGGATTGCCGCCGGGGGTGTTGAATTCTACTGAAAGCCAAGATCTCGCAGCTGCATTGGCTGAATACCAAGCCGGACTCAACGCGCATACAGATCAATCGGGAGTCCACCTGAGCTTGGGGCTGTTGTATGCCAACCAAGGCAAACCGCAGCAATCGGCCGAGGAATACCGCACCGCGATTCGCTTAGAACCGAGCGTTGCCGGGCCGCGTTCGAATTTGGCGGGGCTGCTCGAACAACAAGGGGAGACGGATGAAGTCCGCAAGCTCCGCGAAGAAGAAGCGGAGATCCTCGCCCGCGATGCGCGGCTGCTGCCAAACAATGCGACGATCCATTATCGTTTGGGATTGGTAAACTATTTGCTCGGGCGAGAGGAGCAGGCGACAACTGCGCTGGAGCGGGCCTACGTGCTTGACCCGACGAGTCCCGATTTTTTGATGATGCTCACCCTGCTCTATGAAAAGCAAGAACAATGGGACAAAGCGGTCGATGCCGCCGACCGGTTGATGCGATTACAACCGGGCAATCGGATGTTCTTGGACATGAAAACGCGGATCGAGCAAGGCGCAGCCCAGCGCCGCCGCCCGAGGATTGGTCCACCGGAAAAAGCGGGCAACTGA
- a CDS encoding 3-keto-disaccharide hydrolase — translation MRYCCWVLSLLLLTATGCSQEEPLPAAVADSPVEESEKVAVPSQPEQEAAVATQHRPLSRAEISEGWIQLFDGESLYGWKATNDVNWSVENGEIVATSGEPGWLNTTTQFADYELRCECWVEKGGNSGLFLRAPLEPQDPAVDCYEFNLCDTHEAFATASLVTRQQPAQLVANDGEWVAYHITVGGNQIIAKVDGKTVLDFTDESPDRPVTGYIGLQFRKGMVKFRNIALKPLGTLPIFNGTDLTGWRVVEGGKSTFEVQEGAIHVSDGRGYLESESTWDDFVLQAEIISNGEHLNSGIFFRALPAPSADQMNGYEAQVRNEWKGDDRNQPVDFGTGGIYRRVPTRRVVSTDHEWFTMTVIAQAAHVAVWVDGFPVTDWTDERAPAENPREGLRTAAGHFSIQGHDPTTDLSFRKLRVAKLPPPRIKEMP, via the coding sequence ATGCGCTATTGCTGTTGGGTATTGAGTCTTCTGCTTTTGACCGCGACCGGCTGTTCCCAGGAGGAACCGTTGCCCGCCGCCGTCGCCGATTCTCCAGTGGAGGAATCCGAAAAAGTGGCAGTGCCCTCCCAACCCGAGCAGGAAGCGGCGGTCGCCACACAGCACCGACCGTTGTCTCGCGCGGAGATTTCCGAGGGATGGATTCAACTGTTTGATGGCGAATCGCTGTATGGTTGGAAGGCGACCAACGACGTCAACTGGAGCGTTGAGAATGGCGAGATTGTCGCCACGTCGGGCGAACCAGGTTGGTTGAACACGACCACGCAATTCGCCGACTACGAGCTCCGCTGCGAATGTTGGGTCGAAAAGGGAGGCAACAGTGGCTTGTTTTTGCGCGCACCGCTCGAACCCCAGGACCCGGCAGTCGATTGCTATGAATTCAATCTGTGCGACACGCATGAGGCATTTGCCACGGCTAGTTTGGTGACACGGCAACAGCCAGCGCAACTGGTTGCCAACGATGGTGAGTGGGTGGCGTATCACATCACTGTGGGGGGAAATCAAATCATCGCAAAGGTCGACGGCAAAACGGTTCTCGATTTCACCGACGAGAGTCCTGATCGGCCGGTCACCGGATACATCGGGCTGCAATTTCGCAAAGGGATGGTCAAATTTCGCAATATCGCTTTAAAGCCGTTGGGAACGTTGCCAATTTTCAACGGCACGGATCTCACCGGTTGGCGCGTTGTCGAAGGGGGGAAAAGCACGTTTGAGGTCCAGGAGGGAGCCATTCACGTTTCCGATGGTCGGGGCTATCTGGAAAGTGAATCAACATGGGACGACTTTGTGTTGCAGGCGGAAATTATTTCCAACGGCGAACACCTCAACTCCGGCATCTTCTTCCGGGCGCTGCCCGCTCCCTCAGCCGATCAGATGAACGGTTATGAAGCGCAGGTCCGCAACGAGTGGAAAGGGGATGATCGCAATCAACCGGTCGATTTTGGCACCGGCGGCATCTATCGTCGTGTTCCCACGCGGCGGGTGGTCAGTACCGATCACGAGTGGTTCACGATGACGGTGATCGCGCAGGCCGCTCACGTGGCGGTGTGGGTCGATGGTTTTCCCGTGACCGATTGGACGGACGAGCGCGCTCCGGCCGAAAATCCTCGCGAAGGATTGCGCACCGCAGCCGGACACTTCAGCATCCAAGGACACGACCCGACCACTGACTTGTCCTTCCGAAAGCTCCGCGTCGCCAAATTGCCCCCGCCGCGAATCAAAGAAATGCCGTAG